A single window of Anopheles moucheti chromosome 2, idAnoMoucSN_F20_07, whole genome shotgun sequence DNA harbors:
- the LOC128296754 gene encoding uncharacterized protein LOC128296754 — MCYQQMQNVLQALLQQFVTFTDQSDYFGLYRTLATISAIHYDAFCWIDRTIWIMYRILPILVNLSYFYKAYRLVLLPEDNTSAAVVIASIWGFTEGTLRIGIIEMCYGSLSKIMTFLNERSYRQQDAPVRQQRAALFVQNNRIQFILVATMLVVAVWFMTTQLFSRDAFMLQIDGHVVDSTAVQILYGLACNIWGLIYVLSFAIFYIIMNTLQLEMMILLEGITSVQSTVMDRTRRQSEILEVSGHSSQMQQLAFWNILQLELNKHIARHVNLLDNLKEFSTIVGPFSFVQYYGTFALIADCGFILSIEGLSTNGMIYLIFATVLIFQSFIICRGIEKINDLNESIGLALYAGFNWPELLQYDQRFHYRHAAVRHTFMLVIGRSQKGFQCSYGGLGGISMERFAQLMQKSYSLLTLLLQFAK, encoded by the exons ATGTGTTATCAACAGATGCAGAATGTGCTCCAAGCACTGCTTCAACAATTTGTTACGTTTACCGATCAATCAGATTACTTCGGTCTGTATAGAACCCTGGCAACGATATCTGCCATTCACTACGACGCGTTCTGCTGGATCGATCGGACAATCTGGATCATGTACCGTATTCTACCAATTTTGGTGAACCTATCTTACTTCTACAAAGCCTACCGGCTCGTTCTACTCCCAGAAGACAACACATCGGCGGCCGTCGTTATTGCGTCCATATGGGGTTTCACGGAAGGCACTCTTCGCATCGGCATCATCGAAATGTGCTACGGTTCACTGTCGAAGATTATGACGTTTCTGAACGAACGTTCCTACCGTCAGCAAGATGCTCCGGTGCGCCAACAACGAGCTGCTCTGTTCGTTCAAAACAATCGCATTCAGTTTATACTCGTTGCCACAATGCTGGTAGTGGCGGTCTGGTTCATGACGACGCAGCTTTTTAGCAGAGATGCGTTTATGCTGCAAATTGACGGACATGTCGTGGATAGTACCGCTGTACAAATTCTCTACGGCCTCGCGTGTAACATTTGGGGCTTGATCTACGTGCTTTCGTTTGCAATTTTCTACATCATTATGAACACCTTGCAACTGGAGATGATGATATTGTTGGAAGGCATCACCAGCGTGCAGTCTACGGTTATGGATCGAACAAGACGTCAAAGCGAAATTCTTGAAGTATCTGGACATTCTTCACAAATGCAACAGCTAGCCTTCTGGAATATTCTACAACTGGAACTGAACAAACACATCGCACGGCACGTTAACTTGCTTGA CAATCTCAAGGAGTTCAGCACGATAGTTGGTCCATTTTCGTTTGTGCAGTATTATGGTACATTTGCGCTGATCGCAGACTGTGGATTCATACTTTCAATAGAAGGACTGTCAACGAATGGCATGATCTACCTCATATTTGCTACCGTACTGATATTCCAGTCGTTCATCATCTGTCGCGGAATCGAGAAGATAAACGATCTG AATGAATCCATCGGGCTCGCATTGTACGCGGGTTTTAACTGGCCCGAATTATTACAGTATGACCAACGTTTTCACTACCGGCATGCAGCGGTCCGGCACACGTTCATGCTAGTCATTGGCCGCTCGCAAAAAGGTTTCCAGTGTTCATACGGAGGTCTCGGGGGCATATCGATGGAGCGTTTCGCCCAGCTGATGCAGAAAAGTTACTCGCTGTTGACGCTACTGCTTCAATTTGCCAAGTGA
- the LOC128296755 gene encoding lipase 3-like, translated as MVGKCLGMIVSALLLKILLSGTPQTEAYQVKKEISFNWIRDSGDVIRNQTAILLRRDGYESDRMQVRTDDGYLLTVYRMLPKKSRLGVVLFHHGIRQSSDMWMFLGPKRSLAYQLYEAGYDVWFSNSRASPESEGHERLDRDSDHYWDFSFHEIGTEDLSAVIDYVLAATDRKTLHFVGYSEAGSAILALLSELPGYNQKLASVELMAPPAFMQYGQFAWIARMVQPIRALFPWSVYYTRDALPTQICTLFRNECCLLFGQMNDRGAGNGTRTERSPVSSNRPRAGCFDLEDVSLKQLEHYRQIIASGRFQQFDYGYAVNLHRYKRDPPPDYCLWDVTARIALHYGNKDKTVDWRGVEQLARKLPKVLELQKTLYKGFSHRDFYRAPKTQTTVYANILKSIKRHTTLQ; from the exons ATGGTAGGCAAATGTCTGGGCATGATCGTATCAGCGTTACTGCTGAAGATCCTCCTTTCGGGAACTCCACAAACGGAGGCTTATCAAGTGAAGAAGGAAATCAGCTTTAACTGGATACGTGACAGTGGCGACGTGATCAGAAATCAAACC GCTATACTGCTCCGAAGAGATGGCTACGAATCGGACCGTATGCAGGTGCGTACAGACGACGGTTACCTGCTGACGGTGTACCGCATGCTGCCCAAGAAGTCCCGACTAGGTGTGGTACTGTTCCATCACGGTATACGCCAATCAAGCGACATGTGGATGTTTCTCGGACCGAAGCGATCGCTTGCCTATCAACTCTACGAAGCCGGTTACGATGTGTGGTTTAGCAACTCGCGCGCCTCCCCAGAATCCGAGGGCCACGAGCGGCTGGATCGGGACAGCGATCACTATTGGGACTTTAGCTTCCACGAGATCGGCACCGAGGATCTGTCTGCGGTGATCGATTATGTACTTGCAGCGACGGACAGAAAGACGCTACATTTCGTCGGCTATTCTGAGGCTGGATCGGCGATACTCGCGCTACTGTCTGAGCTACCCGGGTACAACCAGAAGCTGGCCAGCGTGGAACTGATGGCACCGCCAGCCTTCATGCAGTACGGACAGTTTGCCTGGATCGCTCGTATGGTGCAACCGATTCGGGCGCTGTTTCCCTGGAGCGTTTACTACACCCGTGACGCACTTCCCACCCAGATCTGTACGCTCTTCCGCAACGAGTGCTGCCTACTGTTCGGTCAGATGAATGACCGTGGTGCCGGCAACGGTACCAGAACGGAACGCTCCCCGGTGTCTTCCAACCGTCCCCGAGCTGGTTGCTTCGATCTGGAGGATGTCTCACTGAAGCAGCTCGAGCATTATCGTCAAATCATCGCCAGTGGACGATTCCAGCAGTTTGACTACGGGTACGCGGTGAACCTCCATCGCTACAAGCGAGATCCTCCTCCCGACTACTGTCTGTGGGATGTAACAGCCCGAATTGCGCTACATTACGGCAACAAGGACAAAACGGTTGATTGGCGTGGAGTCGAGCAGCTCGCACGGAAGCTTCCGAAGGTGCTGGAATTACAGAAGACGCTCTACAAAGGCTTCAGTCATCGAGACTTCTATCGGGCCCCTAAAACGCAGACAACCGTCTATGCAAACATATTAAAGTCAATCAAACGCCACACGACACTACAATAA